From the Hevea brasiliensis isolate MT/VB/25A 57/8 chromosome 15, ASM3005281v1, whole genome shotgun sequence genome, one window contains:
- the LOC131173879 gene encoding AAA-ATPase ASD, mitochondrial-like gives MSVVEMLTQLGSAIGGLLLAWAMFERYFPLQLRRYVDRYGQKLVGLFYPYLQITFHEYTGDRFRRSEVYSAIQSYLSANSSERAQRLMADAVKGNQSVILTMDDHEEITDDFNGIQIWWASRKNIPKTQSFSFYPELDDRRYFRLTVHRRYRDIITKSYIDYVVKEGNEIAIKNRQRKLYTNNSSKWNHVVFEHPATFDTLAMATKKKQEVKNDLIKFSKGKDYYTKIGKAWKRGYLLYGPPGTGKSTMIAAMANFLNYDVYDLELTTVKDNSELRKLLIQTTGKSIIVIEDIDCSLDLTGQRKPKKEKYDEEEEKDPVSKKKKEEEAESKKESKVTLSGLLNFIDGIWSACGGERIIVFTTNYVEKLDPALIRRGRMDKHIEMSYCCFEAFKILAQNYLDIESHELFAKIGQLLEETKMSPADVAENLMPKSDDEDEETCLKKLIAALETIEEEAKLKEARKKSEEDANSKTEQELKEKDQLPIEDERDDNDVSKEIKDNGLISNGKKETSL, from the coding sequence ATGAGCGTGGTGGAGATGTTGACTCAGCTAGGCTCAGCAATTGGTGGCCTATTGCTTGCCTGGGCTATGTTTGAGCGATATTTTCCCCTTCAACTTCGCCGCTATGTTGATAGATATGGTCAGAAGTTGGTGGGTCTTTTCTATCCATACCTCCAAATTACCTTCCATGAATACACAGGCGACCGTTTCAGGCGCAGCGAGGTCTACTCTGCCATTCAAAGCTACCTTAGCGCAAACTCCTCCGAGCGAGCCCAGAGGCTCATGGCTGATGCTGTCAAGGGAAATCAGTCTGTGATTCTTACCATGGACGACCATGAGGAAATTACTGATGACTTCAATGGGATTCAGATCTGGTGGGCTTCAAGAAAAAACATCCCCAAAACACAGTCCTTTTCTTTTTATCCTGAATTGGATGACAGGAGATATTTCAGGCTCACAGTACATAGGCGTTATCGAGATATAATCACCAAATCTTATATAGATTATGTTGTGAAAGAAGGAAATGAAATTGCAATCAAGAATCGGCAGAGAAAGCTCTACACCAACAATTCTAGTAAGTGGAATCATGTGGTGTTTGAGCACCCTGCGACTTTCGATACTTTGGCAATGGCAACAAAGAAGAAGCAAGAAGTCAAGAATGACCTTATCAAGTTCAGTAAGGGGAAAGACTACTACACTAAGATTGGGAAGGCCTGGAAGCGTGGTTATCTCCTTTATGGTCCACCAGGAACTGGGAAATCAACTATGATAGCTGCCATGGCTAATTTCTTGAATTATGATGTCTATGATCTCGAGTTGACTACAGTCAAAGACAACAGCGAGCTTAGGAAGCTTCTGATACAGACAACGGGTAAGTCTATTATTGTGATTGAGGATATTGATTGCTCTTTAGATCTTACCGGTCAGAGAAAGCCAAAGAAGGAGAAatatgatgaagaagaagagaaagatccagtttcaaagaagaaaaaggaagaagaagcggAAAGCAAGAAAGAAAGTAAGGTCACTTTATCTggtcttttaaattttattgatggAATTTGGTCAGCTTGTGGAGGAGAAAGAATAATTGTTTTCACTACAAATTATGTGGAAAAGCTTGATCCTGCTTTAATTAGAAGGGGAAGGATGGATAAGCATATAGAAATGTCTTATTGTTGCTTTGAAGCATTCAAAATTCTTGCTCAGAATTATTTAGATATCGAATCCCATGAGCTGTTTGCAAAAATTGGCCAATTGTTGGAGGAAACGAAAATGTCACCAGCTGATGTTGCAGAGAATTTGATGCCAAAGTCAGATGATGAAGACGAAGAGACTTGTCTTAAGAAGTTGATTGCTGCTCTGGAGACAATAGAGGAAGAAGCAAAACTgaaagaagcaagaaagaagtcTGAGGAAGATGCAAATTCGAAAACGGAACaagaattgaaagagaaagaCCAATTACCTATAGAAGATGAGAGGGACGATAATGACGTATCTAAAGAAATCAAAGATAATGGATTGATTTCAAACGGGAAAAAGGAGACTTCCCTTTGA